Proteins from a genomic interval of Geotrypetes seraphini chromosome 7, aGeoSer1.1, whole genome shotgun sequence:
- the LOC117363826 gene encoding cell division cycle-associated protein 4-like isoform X1, which translates to MLPCSSDARPVTDTMFARGIKRKCFDGEDEIEGTLAGFKAIPSYNLQRQSLLDMSLVKLQLCHMLVEPNLCRSVLIANTVRQIQEEMTQDGTWQIINAQSTGQTSLDRLVSTDILCRSSKEQGEGKFISGYSNFNTDFEEIQTQDISELSTVTSVQTSRNMQNLWEMGNSQDNKGNFQKSLDQIFETLENKNPNSVEDLFSDVDTSYYDLDTVLTGMMGNTKMGHCEVLESFSSQATTNSSSNCKTELNEIDHIVEILVES; encoded by the coding sequence GACACAATGTTTGCAAGAGGGATAAAAAGGAAATGTTTTGATGGTGAAGACGAAATTGAAGGAACATTAGCTGGGTTTAAAGCCATTCCTTCATATAATCTTCAACGGCAGTCGTTGTTGGACATGTCTTTGGTTAAACTTCAACTCTGCCACATGCTTGTTGAGCCTAATCTTTGTCGCTCAGTGCTTATAGCTAATACAGTACGACAGATCCAAGAGGAGATGACTCAGGATGGGACCTGGCAGATAATAAATGCACAGAGTACAGGACAAACATCTTTAGACCGTTTGGTTTCAACAGACATTCTTTGTCGTTCCTCCAAGGAGCAAGGTGAAGGAAAATTTATTTCAGGATATAGCAATTTTAATACAGACTTTGAGGAAATTCAGACTCAAGATATTTCAGAATTATCAACAGTTACTTCTGTACAAACCTCAAGAAATATGCAAAATCTCTGGGAAATGGGGAACTCACAAGATAACAAAGGAAACTTTCAAAAGTCTTTAGATCAAATATttgaaacattagaaaataaaaacCCTAATTCTGTTGAAGATTTGTTTTCAGATGTTGACACCTCTTACTATGATCTTGATACAGTGCTTACTGGAATGATGGGGAACACTAAAATGGGACACTGTGAAGTACTAGAAAGCTTTTCATCTCAAGCAACAACAAATTCCAGTTCTAACTGTAAAACAGAACTTAATGAGATTGATCATATTGTGGAGATCCTTGTTGAATCTTGA
- the LOC117363826 gene encoding cell division cycle-associated protein 4-like isoform X2 — protein MFARGIKRKCFDGEDEIEGTLAGFKAIPSYNLQRQSLLDMSLVKLQLCHMLVEPNLCRSVLIANTVRQIQEEMTQDGTWQIINAQSTGQTSLDRLVSTDILCRSSKEQGEGKFISGYSNFNTDFEEIQTQDISELSTVTSVQTSRNMQNLWEMGNSQDNKGNFQKSLDQIFETLENKNPNSVEDLFSDVDTSYYDLDTVLTGMMGNTKMGHCEVLESFSSQATTNSSSNCKTELNEIDHIVEILVES, from the coding sequence ATGTTTGCAAGAGGGATAAAAAGGAAATGTTTTGATGGTGAAGACGAAATTGAAGGAACATTAGCTGGGTTTAAAGCCATTCCTTCATATAATCTTCAACGGCAGTCGTTGTTGGACATGTCTTTGGTTAAACTTCAACTCTGCCACATGCTTGTTGAGCCTAATCTTTGTCGCTCAGTGCTTATAGCTAATACAGTACGACAGATCCAAGAGGAGATGACTCAGGATGGGACCTGGCAGATAATAAATGCACAGAGTACAGGACAAACATCTTTAGACCGTTTGGTTTCAACAGACATTCTTTGTCGTTCCTCCAAGGAGCAAGGTGAAGGAAAATTTATTTCAGGATATAGCAATTTTAATACAGACTTTGAGGAAATTCAGACTCAAGATATTTCAGAATTATCAACAGTTACTTCTGTACAAACCTCAAGAAATATGCAAAATCTCTGGGAAATGGGGAACTCACAAGATAACAAAGGAAACTTTCAAAAGTCTTTAGATCAAATATttgaaacattagaaaataaaaacCCTAATTCTGTTGAAGATTTGTTTTCAGATGTTGACACCTCTTACTATGATCTTGATACAGTGCTTACTGGAATGATGGGGAACACTAAAATGGGACACTGTGAAGTACTAGAAAGCTTTTCATCTCAAGCAACAACAAATTCCAGTTCTAACTGTAAAACAGAACTTAATGAGATTGATCATATTGTGGAGATCCTTGTTGAATCTTGA